A stretch of Paludisphaera borealis DNA encodes these proteins:
- a CDS encoding sister chromatid cohesion protein PDS5: MSTNSDGSLNPAIGGPKGVRRGLTGVRALMVLVACCGAILWAWRHLAENSDPGLLEARSFQERSIGMIRSGKPAERVTGIQQLERLHAGVASVSVPPLVTALEDSNAEVRIAAAGALSWICFGESGSCSGGEVWQAAAAALIRCLKDRDPAVRVAATKALASIGTSLANSDSGGETETIRASAAALIQCLNDPAPGVRSAAAIGLVDLASPGIAAPPIDRATVMDALVELLGDRDAGVRLSAIKSMISHPWGSVPPSALAEALEDESAENRAAVVSGLSKFRIGLDPWVPILLRLAAHDPDSNVRVECLRTLSFTFKPPAVTLAVVPVLIASLRSTDATVRSQAASILSAFSTDAVAAVPDLLRVLNEPHDAKVALFGGGPWAAEPACEAARALGRIAPGTAEAKEVVAGLIAFTRSGPPSRHGWAAYALSDFGTAAEEAVPALVKLVNDHPLDDRFDHEASVVLALTKIAPGTPSAGQAVAALLPGLQSKVWVSQIRALDALGRFGPSAAEAVPRIRALKDDPRAEVRRAAARALSDIENEQAP, from the coding sequence ATGAGTACGAACAGCGACGGCTCGTTGAATCCCGCGATCGGCGGGCCGAAGGGGGTTCGCCGGGGCCTGACGGGGGTGCGGGCGCTGATGGTCCTCGTCGCGTGCTGCGGGGCGATCCTCTGGGCCTGGCGGCATCTGGCGGAGAACTCCGATCCGGGGCTCCTCGAAGCCCGATCATTTCAGGAACGGTCGATCGGCATGATCCGGTCCGGCAAACCGGCCGAACGTGTGACCGGGATTCAGCAGTTGGAGCGTCTCCATGCAGGCGTCGCCTCGGTCTCAGTCCCTCCGCTTGTCACGGCGCTTGAGGATTCGAACGCCGAAGTCCGGATCGCGGCGGCCGGGGCCCTGAGCTGGATTTGCTTCGGCGAGTCGGGGTCGTGCTCGGGCGGCGAGGTCTGGCAAGCGGCGGCGGCGGCGTTGATCCGGTGCTTGAAGGACCGCGATCCGGCGGTTCGCGTCGCGGCGACCAAGGCCCTGGCTTCGATCGGCACCAGCTTGGCGAACTCGGACTCCGGCGGAGAAACCGAGACCATCCGCGCCTCGGCGGCGGCCCTGATCCAGTGCTTGAACGACCCGGCGCCAGGTGTACGGTCGGCGGCGGCGATCGGCCTGGTGGACCTCGCGTCGCCGGGAATCGCGGCTCCGCCGATCGATCGCGCGACCGTCATGGACGCGCTGGTCGAGTTGCTCGGCGATCGCGACGCCGGGGTCCGTCTCTCGGCGATCAAATCCATGATTTCGCACCCTTGGGGAAGCGTGCCGCCCTCGGCCTTGGCCGAGGCTTTGGAGGATGAATCGGCCGAGAATCGCGCGGCGGTCGTCTCCGGCTTGTCCAAATTCCGCATTGGGCTGGACCCCTGGGTCCCCATCTTGCTGCGACTCGCCGCGCACGACCCCGATTCCAACGTGCGCGTCGAGTGCTTGAGGACCTTGAGTTTTACCTTCAAGCCGCCCGCCGTCACGTTGGCCGTCGTCCCGGTTTTGATCGCGAGTCTGAGAAGCACGGACGCGACCGTCCGGAGCCAGGCTGCCTCGATCCTGAGCGCATTCTCGACCGACGCCGTTGCGGCCGTCCCGGACTTGCTCCGCGTCTTGAACGAGCCGCACGACGCCAAGGTGGCTTTGTTCGGGGGCGGCCCCTGGGCCGCCGAGCCGGCTTGCGAGGCCGCTCGGGCGCTGGGCCGGATCGCGCCCGGGACGGCGGAGGCGAAGGAGGTCGTCGCGGGCTTGATCGCGTTCACGCGTTCCGGCCCTCCAAGCAGACACGGCTGGGCGGCCTATGCCCTGAGCGATTTCGGAACGGCCGCCGAGGAGGCCGTCCCCGCCCTCGTCAAGCTCGTCAACGACCACCCCCTGGACGACAGGTTCGATCACGAGGCGTCGGTCGTCCTCGCGCTCACCAAGATCGCGCCGGGGACGCCGTCGGCGGGCCAGGCCGTCGCGGCCCTGCTGCCCGGCCTCCAGTCCAAGGTCTGGGTTTCCCAGATCCGGGCCCTCGACGCGCTCGGCCGTTTCGGCCCCAGCGCCGCGGAGGCCGTCCCCCGCATCCGCGCCCTGAAAGACGATCCCAGAGCCGAAGTCAGAAGGGCCGCGGCAAGGGCGCTGAGCGACATCGAGAACGAGCAGGCGCCGTGA
- a CDS encoding serine/threonine-protein kinase → MDAERDLLLGLLAFQAGAIDADQLAETCAGLEASRAAGVGDRLVDQGLVTIEQRTELERLADDRVEEHKGDVQATIAATIDGRSLDALRGAVPALDDGATEAFQAPAGHVLISSIGKLDDEYDNRDRYTLTHLHAKGGMGQVWKARDAALGREIALKELRPEQADNSVVWSRFLYEAKITAQLEHPGIVPVYEMGEGNAPYYTMRFVKGRTLSEATRNYHKERAKGTADHLGLVNLLTSFTAVCNAVAYAHSRGIIHRDLKGQNVVLGDFGEVIVLDWGLAKRVVGAADEPAETDLEPGLAGRIAEHLAAAVGPTIADDADDDRRHLAGDATVAATIAPGGGLSDDETTLPPEDDSNHKPKPKPGSTSKDKPSKRESGAGPEGTIQGQLLGTPAYMAPEQAEGRHDLVDFRTDVYGLGAILYEVLTGQPPFTAKKTNEVLRMVRQDAPTPPRRINTRITADLEAVCLKALSKSRADRYESAGELAREVQRHLADEPVTAYEDPWTVKAARWARRHRTAVAAASALLVTATLALGLSTAVVTQERNNTRTQEVVARQTIDDMYTKVGESWLEDRLDPIQEEFLKKTLAYFEKFTQRAANDPAAQLEHGRTYQRMGDIEFKFGRLAEAEKAYRNGLARLAPLAAPPNAPAEARRALAANQTKLAQLLFRTDRFDGARPLYKEAQNLLRPLADGAATTVEDRFLFARALRNEGQLLRRLGDLPAAKRDYLEAVAELDAALKVDPKSAEVRNDLAQAEDYRGRLHRELGERGEAEAALRRSHELISALVVEFPTIPRYREALYHACNDLGRLAYEDGRLDEAAALWGRAYKETDRLAQDFPDRPEYKVYLAGACTNYGGVLADLGKTREAEPILKSGVEINASLAKQSPDDRQVRFDLAKCHFNLGYLYVGQARFDKAVPLIEKARDLNQTLVDELPDVPRHRELQAIYLRRLGAALEASGRPGGEDAYRKSLDLIQRLAARYPDNAVYQLELARCLDGLGGLMVQAEKYEPAEGLFQQGLAALDVKQTPALSTEALREKSILLSNLGSVRRAADKPTAEAPIRQAIAISQALADRKPPARDDVRSLAIAQETLAETLEAKGARDEAAASFQTAVDRMTQLATDAPGEYLEQFYLGYFLEQQGKLLAKLGKPADAKRALESAAAHQREAVKLTDGKVPTYREMMLSHLEALADVDLTLAAYDDVRKAALEMPRTAVAPGVGYFAAAKTLARAATRMHKDAKLDPSRRDDLERKCLGSVVLMLREAIDADPKLNDQLKTEPAFKELLDRSEFQTLLGDLVDLRK, encoded by the coding sequence ATGGACGCAGAGCGCGATCTCTTGCTCGGGCTGCTCGCGTTTCAAGCCGGGGCCATCGACGCCGATCAGCTCGCCGAGACCTGCGCGGGGCTTGAAGCGAGCCGCGCGGCGGGCGTCGGCGACCGGCTCGTGGATCAGGGGCTGGTGACGATCGAGCAGCGGACCGAGCTGGAGCGGCTCGCCGACGACCGGGTCGAAGAGCACAAGGGGGACGTCCAGGCGACGATCGCCGCGACGATCGACGGCCGGTCGCTCGACGCCCTCCGCGGGGCCGTCCCGGCGCTCGACGACGGCGCGACCGAGGCGTTCCAGGCGCCGGCCGGCCACGTCCTGATCTCGTCCATCGGCAAGCTCGACGACGAGTACGACAATCGCGACCGCTACACGCTCACCCACTTGCACGCCAAGGGGGGCATGGGCCAGGTCTGGAAGGCGCGCGACGCCGCGCTCGGGCGCGAGATCGCGCTCAAGGAGCTGCGGCCGGAGCAGGCGGACAACTCGGTCGTCTGGTCGCGGTTCCTCTACGAGGCGAAGATCACGGCGCAGCTCGAACACCCGGGGATCGTCCCGGTCTACGAGATGGGCGAGGGGAACGCGCCCTATTACACGATGCGGTTCGTCAAGGGCCGGACCCTCAGCGAGGCGACCCGCAACTACCACAAGGAGCGCGCCAAGGGGACCGCCGACCACCTCGGCCTGGTCAACCTGCTGACGTCGTTCACGGCGGTCTGCAACGCCGTGGCCTACGCCCATTCCCGGGGGATCATCCACCGCGACCTCAAGGGCCAGAACGTCGTCCTGGGCGACTTCGGCGAGGTGATCGTCCTCGACTGGGGCCTGGCCAAGCGGGTCGTCGGCGCGGCGGACGAACCCGCCGAAACCGACCTCGAACCGGGCCTCGCCGGCCGGATCGCCGAGCATCTGGCCGCGGCGGTCGGGCCGACCATCGCGGACGACGCGGACGACGATCGCCGCCACCTTGCCGGCGACGCGACGGTCGCGGCCACCATCGCCCCCGGCGGCGGCCTCTCCGACGACGAGACGACGCTTCCTCCCGAGGACGACTCGAATCACAAGCCGAAGCCGAAGCCGGGTTCGACGTCGAAGGACAAGCCGTCGAAGCGCGAATCGGGGGCGGGGCCGGAGGGGACGATCCAGGGGCAGCTCCTCGGCACCCCGGCCTACATGGCCCCTGAACAGGCCGAGGGGCGACACGACCTGGTCGACTTCCGTACCGACGTCTACGGTCTGGGGGCGATCCTTTACGAGGTCCTCACCGGCCAGCCGCCGTTCACGGCCAAGAAGACCAACGAAGTCCTCCGGATGGTCCGCCAGGACGCCCCCACGCCCCCGCGCCGGATCAACACCCGGATCACCGCCGACCTCGAAGCCGTCTGCCTGAAGGCCCTCTCCAAGTCGCGGGCCGACCGCTACGAATCGGCCGGCGAGCTCGCCCGCGAAGTCCAGCGGCACCTGGCCGACGAGCCCGTCACCGCCTACGAAGACCCCTGGACCGTGAAAGCCGCGCGGTGGGCGCGGCGGCATCGCACGGCGGTCGCCGCCGCCTCGGCGCTGCTCGTCACCGCGACCCTCGCGCTCGGCCTGAGCACGGCCGTCGTCACGCAGGAGCGGAACAACACCCGGACCCAGGAAGTCGTCGCCCGCCAGACGATCGACGATATGTACACGAAAGTCGGCGAGAGCTGGCTCGAAGACCGGCTCGACCCGATCCAGGAAGAGTTCCTCAAGAAGACCCTGGCCTACTTCGAGAAATTCACCCAGCGCGCCGCGAACGACCCGGCGGCCCAGCTCGAACACGGCCGGACCTACCAGCGAATGGGCGACATCGAGTTCAAATTCGGCCGGCTCGCCGAGGCCGAGAAGGCCTATCGCAACGGCCTCGCGCGGCTCGCCCCGCTCGCCGCCCCCCCGAACGCCCCCGCCGAAGCCCGACGCGCCCTCGCCGCGAACCAGACCAAACTCGCCCAGCTCTTGTTCCGGACCGACCGGTTCGACGGCGCCAGGCCGTTGTACAAGGAAGCCCAGAACCTGCTGCGGCCCCTGGCCGACGGCGCCGCCACGACGGTCGAGGACCGGTTCCTGTTCGCCCGCGCCCTCCGCAACGAGGGCCAGCTCCTCCGCCGCCTGGGCGACCTCCCCGCCGCCAAGCGCGACTACCTCGAAGCCGTCGCCGAGCTGGACGCGGCCTTGAAGGTCGACCCCAAATCGGCCGAGGTCCGCAACGACCTGGCCCAGGCCGAGGACTATCGCGGCCGGCTCCACCGCGAGCTGGGCGAGCGCGGCGAGGCCGAGGCCGCCTTGCGACGGTCGCACGAGCTGATCAGCGCGCTGGTCGTCGAGTTCCCGACGATCCCGCGCTATCGCGAGGCGCTTTACCACGCCTGCAACGACCTCGGCCGGCTCGCGTATGAAGACGGCCGGCTCGACGAGGCCGCCGCGCTCTGGGGCAGGGCGTACAAGGAGACCGACCGGCTGGCGCAGGACTTCCCGGACCGTCCCGAGTACAAGGTCTACCTCGCCGGCGCCTGCACCAATTACGGCGGCGTGCTGGCCGACCTGGGCAAGACCCGCGAGGCCGAGCCGATCCTCAAGAGCGGCGTCGAGATCAACGCGAGCCTCGCCAAGCAGTCGCCCGACGACCGCCAGGTCCGGTTCGACCTGGCCAAGTGCCACTTCAACCTCGGCTACCTGTACGTCGGCCAGGCGCGATTCGACAAGGCCGTCCCGTTGATCGAGAAGGCCCGCGACCTTAACCAGACGCTCGTCGACGAGCTTCCCGACGTCCCCCGCCACCGCGAGCTGCAGGCGATCTACCTCCGCCGCCTCGGCGCCGCGCTCGAAGCCTCGGGACGCCCCGGCGGGGAGGACGCCTACCGCAAGTCGCTCGACCTGATCCAGCGGCTCGCCGCGCGGTATCCCGACAACGCCGTCTACCAGCTCGAACTCGCCCGCTGCCTCGACGGCCTCGGCGGCCTGATGGTCCAGGCCGAGAAGTACGAACCGGCCGAAGGGCTGTTCCAGCAGGGGCTCGCCGCCCTCGACGTCAAGCAGACGCCCGCGCTCTCGACCGAGGCGCTCCGCGAGAAGTCGATCCTGCTGAGCAACCTCGGCAGCGTCCGCCGGGCCGCCGACAAGCCGACCGCCGAGGCGCCGATCCGCCAGGCGATCGCCATCTCCCAGGCGCTCGCCGACCGCAAGCCGCCGGCCCGCGACGACGTCCGATCGCTCGCCATCGCCCAGGAGACCCTCGCCGAGACGCTCGAAGCCAAGGGCGCCCGCGACGAGGCCGCGGCCTCCTTCCAGACAGCCGTCGACCGCATGACCCAGCTCGCGACCGACGCTCCCGGCGAGTACCTGGAGCAGTTCTACCTCGGCTATTTCCTCGAACAACAAGGCAAGCTGCTGGCGAAGCTCGGCAAACCGGCCGACGCCAAAAGAGCCCTCGAATCGGCCGCCGCCCACCAGCGCGAGGCGGTCAAGCTCACCGACGGCAAGGTCCCCACCTATCGCGAGATGATGTTGAGCCACCTCGAAGCGCTCGCCGACGTCGACCTGACCCTCGCCGCCTACGACGACGTCCGCAAGGCCGCGCTCGAAATGCCCCGAACCGCCGTCGCGCCCGGCGTCGGCTACTTCGCCGCCGCCAAGACCCTCGCCCGCGCCGCGACCCGGATGCACAAAGACGCCAAGCTCGACCCGTCCCGCCGCGACGACCTGGAGCGCAAGTGCCTCGGCAGCGTCGTTCTGATGCTCCGCGAAGCCATCGACGCCGACCCCAAGCTCAACGACCAGCTCAAAACCGAGCCCGCCTTCAAGGAACTCCTCGACCGCTCCGAATTCCAGACCCTCCTCGGCGACCTGGTCGACCTGCGGAAGTGA
- the larE gene encoding ATP-dependent sacrificial sulfur transferase LarE, whose translation MSSSPWTATDPALAGIRDSLIQTLRGYGRVAVAYSGGIDSTVVARAAFEALGDAAVAVTAVSESLAQGELEEAESLAKQIGIRHRLIRTEEFADPNYLRNNADRCYFCKSELYGRLSGLLGELGVDVIASGANTDDRGEHRPGMRAAGENGVRHPLQECELGKDAVRALAKAWGLPTWDKPATPCLSSRIAYGEAVTPERVRMIDEAEAWLRRQGLRLLRVRYHKNDMARIEVPLDELAKLAAEPVRSELVKVFRDLGFKFVALDLEGFRSGSLNGLIPLESLLVAPTARR comes from the coding sequence TTGAGCTCAAGCCCTTGGACGGCCACGGACCCGGCGCTGGCGGGCATTCGGGATTCGTTGATCCAGACGCTCCGGGGCTACGGCCGGGTGGCGGTCGCGTATTCGGGGGGGATCGACAGCACGGTCGTCGCCCGCGCGGCGTTCGAGGCGCTCGGCGACGCGGCCGTGGCGGTGACGGCGGTTTCGGAGAGTCTCGCGCAGGGTGAGCTGGAAGAGGCCGAGAGCCTGGCCAAGCAGATCGGCATCCGCCATCGGCTGATCCGGACCGAGGAGTTCGCCGACCCGAACTATCTCCGCAACAACGCCGACCGCTGCTACTTCTGCAAGTCCGAGCTGTACGGCCGGCTGAGCGGTCTGCTGGGCGAGCTGGGGGTCGACGTGATCGCCTCGGGGGCCAACACCGACGACCGGGGCGAGCACCGGCCGGGGATGCGGGCCGCCGGCGAGAACGGCGTGCGGCACCCACTCCAGGAATGCGAGCTGGGCAAGGACGCCGTCCGGGCCCTGGCCAAGGCCTGGGGCCTGCCCACCTGGGACAAGCCGGCGACCCCCTGCCTGTCGAGCCGGATCGCCTATGGCGAGGCGGTCACCCCCGAACGCGTCCGGATGATCGACGAGGCCGAGGCCTGGCTCCGCCGCCAGGGGCTGCGGCTGCTCCGGGTCCGCTACCACAAGAACGACATGGCCCGGATCGAGGTCCCGCTCGACGAGCTGGCCAAACTCGCCGCCGAGCCCGTCCGCTCCGAGCTGGTCAAGGTCTTCCGCGACCTCGGGTTCAAGTTCGTTGCCCTCGATCTGGAAGGGTTCCGCTCGGGAAGCCTCAACGGCCTGATCCCGCTCGAAAGCCTCCTGGTCGCCCCCACGGCCCGGCGCTGA
- a CDS encoding rhamnulokinase, giving the protein MATTTDYLALDLGAESGRGMLGRFDGERLGLEEMHRFPNGPVQMLDTLYWDLPRLFDEMKTAIGKTAAVKGSLDGIGVDTWGVDFGLVGRNDTLLGNPVHYRDARTEGMFDAAFKRISRDRLYEITGLQFLPFNTVYQLLALKLSGSPLLDSAETLLMMPDLLGWLLTGERAGERTDSSTTQLLDPRTGEWSDEICRALDLPRNILPRLIDPGSELGMLRKSVAAEVGVSQPLTVIAPPTHDTASAVAAVPAVGPPAAPGAPPDWCYLSSGTWSLLGVEVGQPVITPETQRYNFTNEGGVAGTTRLLKNIMGLWLVQESRRTWARAGNEMSYEQLMAMAMSSRPFTALIDPDDPSFLSHGDMPSRIAAFCKRTGQTPPDAEGPLVRTCLESLALKYRWTIERLEGIVGTKIKTIHIVGGGSKNTLLCQFAADACGRPVHGGPVEATAIGNILMQALGRGRLGSLQELRAVVARSFPVTVYEPRNTRAWDDAAGRFEQLVKD; this is encoded by the coding sequence ATGGCGACGACGACGGACTACCTGGCGCTCGATCTGGGAGCGGAGAGCGGGCGCGGGATGCTTGGGCGCTTCGACGGCGAGCGGCTGGGGCTGGAGGAGATGCATCGGTTCCCCAACGGCCCGGTGCAGATGCTCGACACCCTGTACTGGGACCTCCCCCGCCTCTTCGACGAGATGAAGACGGCGATCGGCAAGACGGCGGCGGTCAAGGGGTCGCTCGACGGCATCGGCGTCGACACCTGGGGAGTCGACTTCGGGCTCGTCGGCCGCAACGACACTCTCCTGGGCAACCCGGTCCACTACCGCGACGCCCGCACCGAGGGGATGTTCGACGCCGCCTTCAAGCGGATCTCGCGCGACCGGCTGTACGAGATCACCGGGCTCCAGTTCCTGCCGTTCAACACGGTCTACCAGCTTCTGGCTCTCAAGCTGTCGGGCTCGCCGCTGCTGGACTCGGCCGAGACCCTGCTGATGATGCCCGACCTCCTGGGCTGGCTCTTGACCGGCGAGCGGGCCGGCGAGCGGACCGACTCGTCGACCACGCAGCTCCTCGACCCCCGCACCGGCGAGTGGTCCGACGAGATCTGCCGGGCGCTCGACCTCCCCCGGAACATCCTGCCGAGGCTGATCGATCCGGGGAGCGAGCTGGGGATGCTGCGGAAGTCGGTGGCCGCCGAGGTCGGCGTCAGCCAGCCGCTCACCGTGATCGCCCCGCCGACCCACGACACCGCCAGCGCCGTCGCCGCCGTGCCGGCCGTCGGCCCCCCGGCCGCGCCCGGCGCCCCTCCGGACTGGTGCTACCTCAGCTCGGGGACCTGGTCGCTGCTGGGCGTCGAGGTCGGCCAGCCCGTCATCACCCCGGAGACCCAGCGGTACAACTTCACCAACGAGGGGGGCGTCGCCGGGACGACCCGGCTGCTCAAGAACATCATGGGGCTCTGGCTCGTCCAGGAGAGCCGCCGCACCTGGGCCCGCGCCGGCAACGAGATGAGCTACGAGCAGCTCATGGCGATGGCCATGTCGTCGCGGCCGTTCACCGCCCTGATCGACCCCGACGACCCGTCGTTCCTGTCGCACGGCGACATGCCCTCGCGCATCGCGGCGTTCTGCAAGCGGACCGGCCAGACGCCCCCCGACGCCGAGGGGCCGCTCGTCCGCACCTGCCTGGAAAGCCTGGCCCTCAAGTACCGCTGGACCATCGAGCGGCTGGAAGGCATCGTCGGCACCAAGATCAAGACGATCCACATCGTCGGCGGCGGGTCGAAGAACACGCTGCTCTGCCAGTTCGCCGCCGACGCCTGCGGCCGACCGGTCCACGGCGGCCCCGTCGAGGCCACCGCGATCGGCAACATCCTGATGCAGGCCCTCGGCCGTGGCCGCCTGGGCTCGCTCCAGGAGCTGCGCGCCGTCGTCGCCCGGTCGTTCCCCGTCACCGTCTACGAGCCCCGCAACACCCGCGCCTGGGACGACGCCGCCGGCCGGTTCGAGCAACTGGTCAAGGACTGA